Genomic DNA from Streptomyces sp. NBC_01571:
GCTGCGGACCGTGAAGTCCTGCGTCGGCCGGACCTGGTGCCGCTACGGGGTCCAGGACTCGGTCCGGATGGCGATCGACCTGGAGCTGCGCTACCGGGGGCTGCGCTCACCCCACAAGCTCAAGTCGGCGGTCTCCGGGTGCGCCCGGGAGTGCGCCGAGGCCCGGTCCAAGGACTTCGGCGTCATCGCCACGGCAGGCGGCTGGAACCTCTGGGTCGGCGGCAACGGCGGCGCCACACCGCGCCACGCGGACCTGTTGGCCCAGGACCTGGACGATGCGCAGCTGATCCGTCTGATCGACCGGTTCCTGATGTTCTACATCCGTACCGCCGACCGGCTGGAGCGCACCTCGGCCTGGCTGGAGCGGATCCCGGGCGGTCTCGGCCATGTCCGGGACGTCGTCGTGCACGACTCGCTCGGCATCTGCGAGGAGCTGGACTCCCTGATGGCCGCTCATGTCCGCGCCTATCGCGACGAGTGGGCGGAGACCCTCCACGACCCGGTGCGACTGGCCCGGTTCGTGTCGTTCGTGAACGCCCCCGGCGTCCCCGACCCGGTGGTCGGCTTCGTCCCGGAGCGCGACCAGATCAAGCCGGACCTGCCGCTGCTGGCCATCGGCCGACGCCCTCTGGAAGGAAGCGCCCAGCGATGACCCGACCGCGGAACTCCCATCCCCCGGAGGTCCAACTCCTCCTGGGTGCGGACTGGTTGACCATCTGCGACCTGTCCGCCCTGACGCCCGGCCGGGGGGTGGCCGCACTGCTGCCGGACGGCCGTCAGGCCGCCGTCTTCCGTGACCGGACGGGCCGGACGTACGCCATCGACAACCGCGACCCGTTCAGCGGCGCGGCGGTCCTCTCCCGGGGTCTGACCGGCTCCCACCAGGGCCGGCCCTTCGTCGCCTCGCCGCTCCTCAAGCAGCGGTTCGACCTGGCGTCGGGACGGTGCCTGGACGACGAGACGGTGACCGTCACGACGTACGAGGTGCGGACCCACCGGAGCAGCGCGCACACCATTTAACTTGACCAGTCGTTCTGGAAAAGCCTAGGCTGCCCCCCATGGCCAGGACCAAGGAGTTCGATCCGGACGCGGCGCTGCAGTCGGCCCTGGAGCTGTTCTGGCGCCGCGGCTACGAGGCGACGTCGATGACGGATCTCGTCGAGCACCTCGGCGTCGGGCGGGCCAGCATCTACGCGACCTTCGGCAACAAGCACGACCTGTACCTGAAGGCGCTGGACCGTTATCAGCAGGCGCGCAATCCGCAACTGCTGCGGGAGTTGTCCCAGCCGGGCCCCGCCCTGCCGGCCGTCCGTGCGGTGGTCCGCCGTTTCGCCACCGAGGCGACGACCGGCGAACGGCGCCTGAGCGGCTGCTTCGTCACCAACACGGCCACCGAACTGGCTCCGCACGACACGGACGCGGCCCGCCGGGTCGAGCACAACTGGGACCACCTCGAGACCCTGCTGCACGCGGCCCTGGTCCGCGCCGAGGCCCAGGGCGAACTGCCCGCCGGCCGCGACCCGCTGGCCCTCGCCCGCATGCTGCTGGTCCTGATGCAGGGGCTGCGGGTGGTGGGCAAGGCGTCCACCGATCCGGCCCGCGTGCAGGACGCCGCGGAGCAGGCACTGGCCCTGCTCGACTGAACACGCCGCCGCTCGGCGCGTTTCGGCGTCCCCTCATATTGAACCGATCAGTCTATAAATTCGCCATCCCCTCGCGTACGCGTCCCGTACGACACCGCAGACGAATGGAGGACTCGTGAGCGTCCGCTTCTCCGGCAGGACCGCCCTCGTCACGGGTGCCGGATCCGGCATCGGCCGCACCACCGCCCTGGCGTTCGCCGCCGAGGGCGCGCACGTCGTCGTCGCCGGGCGCACCGCCGCCCCGCTGGACGAGACGGTCGCGCTGATCGAGGCGCGCGGCGGCAAGGCGCTGGCCGTGCCCGCCGACGTGTCGCGCGCCGCCGACTGGCGGGATCTGGTCGGGGCGGCCGTGGACCGCTTCGGCTCACTCGACGTGGCGGTCAACAACGCGGCCGTCTTCCGCGGCGGAACACCGCTCGCCGACCTCGCGGAGGCGGACTGGCACGCACAGGTCGACATCAACACGACCGGCGTTTTCCTGGCTCTCCAGGCCCAGATCCGGCAGATGCGGACCCAGCCGTCCGGCGGCGCGATCGTCAACATCGCCTCCACCATCGGCGTGCACACCCGGCGCCCGGGCGTCGCCGCCTACGCCGCGTCCAAGGCGGCCGTCACCGCGCTGACCCGCGCCGCGGCCCTCGACCACATCGCCGACGGTGTCCGGATCAACGTCGTCAGCCCCGGCGCGGCCGCCACCACGATGTCGCTGCGCCCCGGGGAGTCGGAGGCCGAGCGGGTCGAGCGCGTGCGGCACGAACTGCCGCTGGGCCGGGTGTCCAGGACGGAGGAGGTGGCCGCGGCCGTCCTGTACCTGGCCTCCGAGGACGCGGCGTCGGTCGTCGGCACGGACCTGGTGGTGGACGGCGGCGGGGCGCTCTGAGCTCCGGCGGACCGGTCAGGCCTTCAGGGCGTCGTACGACACTCCGGTGAGCTGCTCGGAAACGTCCCAGAGCCGCTCGCCCGCTGTGTCGTTGCGGGTCCAGCCGGTCCGCCAGGACTCCGCCGGCGCGCCACGCCACATCGCGAACGAGGGCCCCGTGAAGGAGTCGGGGCGCACACCGGGCGCGGTGGCCGCGTACAGCGTGGGCAGGGCCCCCGCCTGCGGGCTCTGCCCGAAGACCCGGTTGCCGATCTCCATGAACCGCTCGGCCCCCTTGCGGCCGGCCATCCTGGGCCCGGCGGTCTGCAGGTTCGTCGCGGCGTACCCGGGATGGGCCGCGGCCGCCACGACGTCGGAGCCGGTTGCGGCCAGCCGGCGTGCCAGTTCGTGGGTGAAGAGCAGGTTGGCGGTCTTGGAGCGGGCGTAGGCGACCCAGCGCCGGTAGGAGGGCCGCTCGCTGTCGAGGTCGTCGATGTCGATGTTGGAGAGCGCGTGCATCATGCTCGACACGGTCACGACGCGTGCGTCGGGGGTGTTCAGCAGCGCGGGGAGCAGCAGCCCGGTGAGCGCGAAGTGCCCCAGGTGGTTGACCCCGAACTGCGTCTCGAACCCGTCGGTGGTACGGCCCTGCGGCAGGGCCATCACCCCGGCGTTGTTGACGAGCAGATCGAGCCGCTCGCCGTGCACCTGGTCGTACGTCGACGCGAACTCCCCGACGGAGTCGAGGTCTCCCAGGTCCAGCCGCACGAACTCCAGGTCGGCGCCGGGTACTTCGGAGACGATCCGGTCACCCGCCTCGCTCCCCCGCGCCTCGCTGCGGCAGGCCAGCACGACCCGCGCTCCACGCCGGGCGAGCTCACGCGCCGTCACATAGCCGATTCCGCTGTTGGCGCCGGTGACGACGGCCGTACGACCGCTCTGGTCGGGGATGTCGTTCACGTTCCACGCGGCCATGCCGGACCTCTCTCCACCGATGTCTGTCCCTCACCGTACGCCGCACCAGGTGCCCGACCTCCGTGCCGACCGTCGCGTCGGATCAACTCGGGGTCGATCCGCCGCCCGGACGTCGGCAACGCGCCGACGGCGGCCACGATCACGACGCCCGGCGTGCAGGCGAGCAGGACGGGGACCCCGGCCCCGTCCCAGAGGACCGGCCCGCCGCCGATGACCAGATAGCTCGACTCGGCCATCTTCCCCACCACCAGGGCCGGCACCAGCCCCACCACCAACGGCGACACCACCTGCGCCACCTGCGCGG
This window encodes:
- a CDS encoding TetR/AcrR family transcriptional regulator — its product is MARTKEFDPDAALQSALELFWRRGYEATSMTDLVEHLGVGRASIYATFGNKHDLYLKALDRYQQARNPQLLRELSQPGPALPAVRAVVRRFATEATTGERRLSGCFVTNTATELAPHDTDAARRVEHNWDHLETLLHAALVRAEAQGELPAGRDPLALARMLLVLMQGLRVVGKASTDPARVQDAAEQALALLD
- a CDS encoding SDR family NAD(P)-dependent oxidoreductase, with the translated sequence MSVRFSGRTALVTGAGSGIGRTTALAFAAEGAHVVVAGRTAAPLDETVALIEARGGKALAVPADVSRAADWRDLVGAAVDRFGSLDVAVNNAAVFRGGTPLADLAEADWHAQVDINTTGVFLALQAQIRQMRTQPSGGAIVNIASTIGVHTRRPGVAAYAASKAAVTALTRAAALDHIADGVRINVVSPGAAATTMSLRPGESEAERVERVRHELPLGRVSRTEEVAAAVLYLASEDAASVVGTDLVVDGGGAL
- a CDS encoding oxidoreductase, coding for MAAWNVNDIPDQSGRTAVVTGANSGIGYVTARELARRGARVVLACRSEARGSEAGDRIVSEVPGADLEFVRLDLGDLDSVGEFASTYDQVHGERLDLLVNNAGVMALPQGRTTDGFETQFGVNHLGHFALTGLLLPALLNTPDARVVTVSSMMHALSNIDIDDLDSERPSYRRWVAYARSKTANLLFTHELARRLAATGSDVVAAAAHPGYAATNLQTAGPRMAGRKGAERFMEIGNRVFGQSPQAGALPTLYAATAPGVRPDSFTGPSFAMWRGAPAESWRTGWTRNDTAGERLWDVSEQLTGVSYDALKA
- the nirD gene encoding nitrite reductase small subunit NirD, whose product is MTRPRNSHPPEVQLLLGADWLTICDLSALTPGRGVAALLPDGRQAAVFRDRTGRTYAIDNRDPFSGAAVLSRGLTGSHQGRPFVASPLLKQRFDLASGRCLDDETVTVTTYEVRTHRSSAHTI